From a region of the Daphnia magna isolate NIES linkage group LG1, ASM2063170v1.1, whole genome shotgun sequence genome:
- the LOC123471243 gene encoding uncharacterized protein LOC123471243 isoform X3: MYGKTLGRSTSIRTEAATAIASHQNNGFEMIRDLDGDVARFSTPSPNEHDVLLESRDPGHQQVLPDVHEGSEQSVSNITTRPMATCVAIYGCDSSRPNFSRPSGELVGPTTTTVSNASGSDGYASARGNVPRN; this comes from the exons ATGTATGGCAAAACTTTAGGTCGTTCGACTTCAATACGGACGGAGGCCGCAACTGCAATTGCCAGTCATCAAAATAATGGATTCGAAATGATCAGAG ACTTAGATGGAGATGTGGCCCGATTTAGTACCCCTTCTCCTAACGAACATGATGTATTGCTAGAAAGTCGTGATCCTGGTCATCAACAAGTATTGCCTGATGTTCATGAAG GGAGTGAGCAGTCTGTTTCAAATATTACTACGCGACCGATGGCAACTTGTGTAGCTATCTATGGGTGTGATTCATCGAGACCGAATTTCAGTAGGCCAAGTGGTGAGCTAGTTGGACCAACTACCACCACAGTTTCAAATGCTTCAGGAAGCGATGGTTACGCTTCTGCTCGCGGCAATGTTCCACGAAATTAA
- the LOC123471243 gene encoding uncharacterized protein LOC123471243 isoform X2 has protein sequence MYGKTLGRSTSIRTEAATAIASHQNNGFEMIRDLDGDVARFSTPSPNEHDVLLESRDPGHQQVLPDVHEETWPKNFQSAGTDILDSGSEQSVSNITTRPMATCVAIYGCDSSRPNFSRPSGELVGPTTTTVSNASGSDGYASARGNVPRN, from the exons ATGTATGGCAAAACTTTAGGTCGTTCGACTTCAATACGGACGGAGGCCGCAACTGCAATTGCCAGTCATCAAAATAATGGATTCGAAATGATCAGAG ACTTAGATGGAGATGTGGCCCGATTTAGTACCCCTTCTCCTAACGAACATGATGTATTGCTAGAAAGTCGTGATCCTGGTCATCAACAAGTATTGCCTGATGTTCATGAAG AAACTTGGcctaaaaattttcaatccgcTGGAACTGATATTCTTGATTCAG GGAGTGAGCAGTCTGTTTCAAATATTACTACGCGACCGATGGCAACTTGTGTAGCTATCTATGGGTGTGATTCATCGAGACCGAATTTCAGTAGGCCAAGTGGTGAGCTAGTTGGACCAACTACCACCACAGTTTCAAATGCTTCAGGAAGCGATGGTTACGCTTCTGCTCGCGGCAATGTTCCACGAAATTAA
- the LOC123471243 gene encoding uncharacterized protein LOC123471243 isoform X1 translates to MYGKTLGRSTSIRTEAATAIASHQNNGFEMIRDLDGDVARFSTPSPNEHDVLLESRDPGHQQVLPDVHEENGSHPETWPKNFQSAGTDILDSGSEQSVSNITTRPMATCVAIYGCDSSRPNFSRPSGELVGPTTTTVSNASGSDGYASARGNVPRN, encoded by the exons ATGTATGGCAAAACTTTAGGTCGTTCGACTTCAATACGGACGGAGGCCGCAACTGCAATTGCCAGTCATCAAAATAATGGATTCGAAATGATCAGAG ACTTAGATGGAGATGTGGCCCGATTTAGTACCCCTTCTCCTAACGAACATGATGTATTGCTAGAAAGTCGTGATCCTGGTCATCAACAAGTATTGCCTGATGTTCATGAAG AAAATGGATCGCATCCAGAAACTTGGcctaaaaattttcaatccgcTGGAACTGATATTCTTGATTCAG GGAGTGAGCAGTCTGTTTCAAATATTACTACGCGACCGATGGCAACTTGTGTAGCTATCTATGGGTGTGATTCATCGAGACCGAATTTCAGTAGGCCAAGTGGTGAGCTAGTTGGACCAACTACCACCACAGTTTCAAATGCTTCAGGAAGCGATGGTTACGCTTCTGCTCGCGGCAATGTTCCACGAAATTAA